Proteins from one Chitinophaga oryzae genomic window:
- the pssA gene encoding CDP-diacylglycerol--serine O-phosphatidyltransferase: MRQLPNIITLCNLFCGALAIICVLHAPEFRVEFNGNEYTVTNPEPVYWASALVVLAAIFDFFDGLVARLLKVQSPMGKELDSLADVVTFGVVPGMMLYRLLRSAYYQMPDAFEVSMVNVAPALLVPCFAAYRLAKFNLDTRQSENFIGVPTPAVGLLVASFPMILLYNPYNLAHWLQNIWVLYGIIAVLCYLMVAEIPMLSLKVKEKSLKANWTRLLLVVLVLVSMPFLNYATVPFIFICYVILSLAVPPKVTPA; encoded by the coding sequence ATGCGACAACTTCCTAACATTATTACCCTATGCAACCTTTTTTGCGGCGCATTAGCTATTATTTGTGTGCTGCATGCACCGGAATTCCGGGTAGAGTTTAACGGCAATGAATATACGGTGACCAACCCTGAGCCGGTCTACTGGGCTTCCGCGCTGGTGGTGCTGGCGGCAATTTTCGATTTCTTTGACGGACTGGTGGCCCGCCTGCTGAAGGTGCAGTCGCCCATGGGCAAAGAGCTGGACTCCCTGGCGGATGTTGTCACTTTCGGGGTAGTGCCCGGTATGATGCTGTATCGCCTGCTGCGCAGCGCCTATTACCAGATGCCCGACGCCTTTGAAGTATCGATGGTGAACGTAGCGCCGGCCTTGCTGGTGCCCTGCTTTGCGGCTTACCGGCTGGCTAAGTTCAACCTGGACACCCGGCAATCTGAAAACTTCATCGGTGTGCCCACGCCGGCCGTAGGCTTACTGGTGGCCTCTTTCCCGATGATACTCCTCTACAATCCCTATAACCTGGCCCACTGGCTGCAGAATATATGGGTGCTGTACGGCATCATTGCAGTACTCTGTTACCTGATGGTGGCGGAAATCCCCATGCTGAGCCTCAAAGTAAAGGAGAAATCCCTGAAAGCCAACTGGACAAGGCTCCTGCTGGTAGTATTGGTACTTGTCAGCATGCCCTTCCTGAATTATGCAACGGTTCCGTTTATATTTATCTGTTATGTGATACTATCGCTGGCGGTACCGCCAAAGGTAACCCCGGCATAG
- the pckA gene encoding phosphoenolpyruvate carboxykinase (ATP) → MQMSSVRNPVADLRELGIENVSNVFYQLSPEKLVEQTLAKKQGVLADTGALAVNTGQFTGRSPKDKFIVKDDLTADTVNWNDFNIPVSAEVFDNLYKKITAYFTGKDVWVRDCYACADQDYRVNIKVVTELPWSSLFAYNMFLRPTEEELDYMHTDWTVIQAPGFLADPAVDGTRQGNFSMVSFSRKTIIIGGSAYTGEIKKGIFTILNYVLPHDKQVLSMHCSANQGDDGDTAIFFGLSGTGKTTLSADPSRKLIGDDEHGWTSTGVFNFEGGCYAKCIDLSEEKEPQIFRAVRPGALLENIQFFPGTNTVNYADCAITENTRVSYPLTYIENALEPSIGGIPKNIFFLTCDAYGVLPPISRLTPGQAMYQFISGYTAKVAGTEAGVTEPKSTFSACFGAPFIPLHPAQYAQMLGEKMRQHQVNVWLINTGWTGGAYGTGNRIKLAYTRAMIAAALKGLLDNATFHHHPVFGVAMPDACPGVPAEILDPRNTWTDKAAYDEKAKDLAGQFIRNFEKYAAAADAEILAAAPKI, encoded by the coding sequence ATGCAAATGAGTAGCGTAAGGAACCCTGTTGCTGACTTACGGGAACTGGGCATAGAGAATGTGTCGAATGTATTCTACCAACTGTCCCCGGAAAAACTGGTGGAACAGACCTTAGCCAAAAAACAAGGCGTACTGGCCGACACAGGAGCACTCGCCGTCAACACCGGCCAATTCACCGGCCGATCACCCAAAGACAAGTTTATCGTAAAAGACGACCTCACAGCTGACACTGTTAACTGGAACGACTTTAACATCCCCGTTTCCGCGGAGGTATTTGACAATCTGTACAAAAAAATCACCGCCTACTTCACCGGGAAAGACGTGTGGGTGCGTGACTGCTACGCCTGTGCAGACCAGGATTACCGGGTTAACATCAAGGTGGTAACCGAACTGCCCTGGTCCAGCCTGTTTGCCTACAATATGTTCCTGCGTCCAACGGAAGAAGAACTGGACTATATGCATACCGACTGGACCGTGATCCAGGCGCCTGGTTTCCTCGCAGATCCCGCCGTTGACGGCACCCGTCAGGGTAACTTCAGCATGGTCAGCTTCTCCCGTAAAACCATCATCATCGGCGGCAGCGCCTATACCGGCGAAATCAAAAAGGGTATTTTCACTATCCTCAACTATGTACTGCCGCATGACAAGCAGGTATTGAGCATGCACTGCTCGGCCAACCAGGGAGATGACGGCGATACCGCCATTTTCTTCGGCCTGAGCGGCACCGGCAAAACCACCCTCAGCGCTGATCCTTCCCGTAAACTGATCGGTGACGACGAGCACGGCTGGACATCCACCGGCGTATTTAACTTCGAAGGCGGTTGTTATGCCAAATGCATCGACCTGTCTGAAGAAAAAGAGCCGCAGATTTTCCGCGCAGTACGCCCCGGCGCCCTGCTGGAGAACATTCAGTTCTTCCCCGGCACCAACACGGTCAACTATGCCGACTGCGCCATTACGGAGAATACCCGCGTATCTTACCCGCTGACTTACATTGAAAATGCATTGGAGCCTTCCATCGGAGGCATCCCTAAAAACATATTCTTCCTCACCTGCGACGCCTACGGCGTATTACCGCCTATTTCCCGGCTTACGCCAGGACAGGCCATGTACCAGTTCATTTCCGGTTACACCGCGAAAGTGGCTGGCACAGAAGCGGGCGTTACGGAGCCTAAATCCACCTTCAGCGCCTGTTTCGGTGCACCTTTCATCCCCCTGCACCCGGCACAGTACGCCCAGATGCTCGGTGAGAAAATGCGCCAGCACCAGGTAAACGTATGGCTGATCAATACCGGCTGGACCGGCGGCGCTTATGGCACCGGCAACCGTATCAAACTTGCCTATACCCGTGCGATGATCGCTGCGGCCCTGAAAGGCCTGCTGGACAACGCCACTTTCCATCATCACCCGGTATTCGGCGTGGCCATGCCCGACGCGTGCCCCGGTGTTCCGGCTGAAATCCTGGACCCGCGCAATACCTGGACCGATAAAGCCGCATACGACGAAAAAGCGAAAGACCTGGCTGGCCAGTTCATCCGCAATTTTGAAAAATATGCTGCCGCTGCAGACGCCGAAATACTCGCTGCCGCTCCAAAAATCTGA
- the purS gene encoding phosphoribosylformylglycinamidine synthase subunit PurS, translating into MTFTAHINVMPLKELLDPQGKAVMSGLKNLGMGQVQDVRIGKHITLQIEAASKEEAHQIAESACQKLLANQVMEYFEVQIQ; encoded by the coding sequence ATGACTTTTACTGCACATATCAATGTGATGCCACTGAAAGAATTATTGGACCCGCAAGGTAAAGCGGTGATGAGTGGTCTCAAAAACCTTGGCATGGGCCAGGTACAAGATGTACGGATTGGAAAACACATTACCCTGCAAATTGAAGCCGCCAGCAAGGAAGAAGCACATCAGATCGCTGAAAGTGCCTGCCAGAAACTGTTGGCTAACCAGGTAATGGAATACTTCGAAGTACAGATACAATAA
- a CDS encoding aminopeptidase P N-terminal domain-containing protein, whose translation MKNLPLDSQLFVKNRARFVAKMEPQSIAIINSNDELPTNGDALYKFKQNSDLYWLTGIDQEDTMLVLFPDNPDPKYREVLVLVRPNELKEKWDGHRLRKDEAFAVSGIATVVWLDSLDALLQQWVNDASNIYLNSNENNRKSSLIAVRDYRYAQEMKLRYPLHNYLRAAVIFKELRAVKTPEEVKVMQEAVDITEKAFRRVLKFIKPGVWEHEIQAEIVHEFLRNRSAGEAYGSIIASGDRARTLHYVYNNQECKDGELILMDFGAEYGGYNADLTRTVPVNGKFTDRQRQVYNACLHLHNYAKSILRPGITIAKYHEMVGVEAGKEFVRLGLLTEADIKNQDPEAPAYRKYLYHGISHHLGVDVHDLGPSFHKPIPEGAVMTVEPGIYIEEEKMGIRIENNIWLTASGNVDLFKNIPVTAEEIEALMK comes from the coding sequence ATGAAGAATTTGCCCTTGGACTCGCAGCTGTTTGTTAAGAACCGCGCGCGTTTTGTGGCCAAAATGGAGCCACAGTCAATAGCTATTATCAACTCTAATGATGAATTGCCGACCAACGGTGATGCGTTGTATAAGTTTAAACAAAACTCCGATCTGTACTGGCTTACCGGTATCGATCAGGAAGATACCATGCTGGTATTGTTCCCTGACAACCCGGACCCGAAATACCGCGAAGTACTGGTGCTGGTGCGTCCTAACGAACTGAAGGAAAAATGGGACGGTCACCGTCTGCGCAAAGACGAAGCCTTCGCCGTTTCCGGTATCGCTACCGTGGTATGGCTCGACAGCCTCGACGCCCTGTTGCAGCAATGGGTCAACGATGCTTCCAATATCTACCTGAACTCCAACGAAAATAACCGCAAATCCAGCCTGATTGCGGTAAGAGACTACCGCTATGCGCAGGAAATGAAGCTCCGCTACCCGTTGCACAACTACCTCCGGGCAGCTGTGATCTTCAAGGAACTGCGTGCGGTGAAAACGCCGGAAGAAGTGAAAGTGATGCAGGAAGCGGTGGATATTACGGAAAAAGCGTTCCGCCGCGTACTGAAATTTATCAAACCCGGCGTGTGGGAACACGAAATACAGGCGGAAATTGTACATGAATTTCTGCGCAACCGCTCCGCCGGCGAGGCTTACGGCTCTATTATCGCCTCCGGCGACCGCGCCCGTACCCTGCACTATGTGTACAACAACCAGGAATGTAAAGATGGGGAGCTGATCCTGATGGACTTCGGCGCGGAATACGGTGGCTACAATGCCGATCTTACCCGTACCGTTCCGGTAAACGGTAAATTCACCGACCGCCAGCGTCAGGTATACAACGCCTGCCTGCACCTGCACAACTACGCCAAAAGCATCCTCCGGCCGGGTATCACCATCGCAAAATACCACGAAATGGTAGGAGTGGAAGCCGGTAAAGAGTTTGTGAGACTGGGCCTGCTCACGGAAGCGGACATCAAAAACCAGGACCCGGAAGCGCCGGCTTACCGCAAATACCTGTACCACGGCATCTCCCACCACCTGGGCGTAGACGTGCATGACCTCGGCCCGTCTTTCCACAAACCGATTCCCGAAGGCGCTGTAATGACCGTTGAACCGGGCATCTATATCGAAGAAGAAAAAATGGGCATCCGCATTGAAAATAACATCTGGCTTACCGCCAGCGGCAATGTGGACCTTTTCAAAAATATTCCTGTCACTGCCGAGGAGATCGAAGCACTGATGAAATAG